The Cronobacter sakazakii genome has a window encoding:
- the dppB gene encoding dipeptide ABC transporter permease DppB, with protein MLQFILRRLGLVIPTFIGITLLTFAFVHMIPGDPVMIMAGERGISPERHAQLLAELGLDKPLWEQYLHYIWGVLHGDLGLSLKSRLPVWDEFVPRFKATLELGVCAMIFAVAVGIPVGVLAAVKRGSIFDHTAVGLALTGYSMPIFWWGMMLIMLVSVQLNLTPVSGRVSDMVFLDDTNPLTGFMLIDTAIWGEEGNFIDALAHMILPAVVLGTIPLAVIVRMTRSAMLEVLGEDYIRTARAKGLTRMRVIIIHALRNAMLPVVTVIGLQVGTLLAGAILTETIFSWPGLGRWLIDALQRRDYPVVQGGVLLVATMIILVNLLVDLLYGVVNPRIRHKK; from the coding sequence ATGTTGCAGTTCATCCTCCGACGTCTGGGGCTTGTTATCCCGACGTTTATCGGTATTACCCTTCTCACTTTTGCCTTCGTCCATATGATCCCCGGCGACCCGGTGATGATCATGGCGGGCGAACGTGGTATTTCCCCTGAGCGTCACGCGCAGCTGCTGGCCGAGCTGGGCCTCGATAAGCCGCTCTGGGAACAGTATCTCCACTATATCTGGGGTGTGCTGCATGGTGATTTAGGCCTGTCGCTTAAAAGCCGCCTCCCGGTGTGGGACGAGTTCGTGCCGCGCTTTAAAGCGACGCTGGAGCTTGGCGTCTGCGCGATGATTTTCGCGGTTGCCGTGGGCATTCCGGTGGGCGTGCTGGCCGCCGTTAAACGTGGCTCTATCTTCGATCACACGGCGGTAGGCCTGGCGCTGACCGGCTACTCCATGCCTATTTTCTGGTGGGGCATGATGCTGATCATGCTGGTGTCGGTGCAGCTAAACCTGACGCCGGTCTCCGGGCGCGTCAGCGATATGGTGTTCCTTGACGATACCAACCCGCTGACCGGCTTTATGCTTATCGACACCGCCATCTGGGGCGAAGAGGGCAACTTTATCGACGCGCTGGCGCATATGATCCTGCCCGCCGTAGTGCTCGGCACCATTCCGCTGGCGGTGATCGTGCGTATGACCCGCTCGGCGATGCTGGAAGTGCTCGGCGAGGATTACATCCGCACCGCGCGCGCCAAGGGCCTGACCCGTATGCGCGTCATCATCATTCACGCGCTGCGTAACGCCATGCTGCCGGTCGTGACGGTGATTGGACTTCAGGTAGGCACGCTGCTCGCGGGCGCTATCCTGACCGAAACCATCTTCTCCTGGCCGGGCCTCGGCCGCTGGCTCATCGACGCGCTCCAGCGCCGCGATTATCCGGTGGTGCAGGGCGGCGTGCTGCTGGTGGCGACGATGATTATTCTCGTCAACCTGCTGGTCGATCTGCTCTATGGCGTGGTGAACCCGCGTATTCGTCATAAGAAATAA
- the bcsQ gene encoding cellulose biosynthesis protein BcsQ: MTVLALQGVRGGVGTTSLTAALGWALHQLGESVLAIDASPDNLLRLSFNIDFDHADGWARALLDDKPWQSTAWRYAPGLDVLPYGALRQTERENDVTPALSAFAQHLHMLKASGQWRWILLDLPCGFDAVTRSLLQVADRTLCVVQPDANCHARLHQQALPSGCDLLANFRLISSQIQNDIWQLWLQTQRNLVPVAVHRDEAMMESLAAKQPVGEYRPDSLVAEEIVTLANWCLLHYRSEGA, translated from the coding sequence ATGACCGTTCTGGCATTACAGGGCGTGCGCGGCGGCGTGGGGACAACCTCATTAACGGCGGCGCTCGGTTGGGCGCTGCATCAGCTGGGCGAATCGGTGCTGGCGATTGACGCCTCGCCCGATAACCTGCTGCGCCTCTCTTTTAATATCGATTTCGACCACGCTGACGGCTGGGCGCGCGCGCTGCTGGACGATAAACCCTGGCAGTCCACCGCCTGGCGTTACGCGCCGGGTCTGGACGTGCTGCCGTATGGCGCGCTGCGTCAGACGGAGCGGGAAAACGACGTGACGCCAGCGCTCAGCGCATTCGCGCAGCATCTGCACATGCTCAAGGCGAGCGGCCAGTGGCGCTGGATATTGCTGGATCTGCCGTGCGGCTTTGACGCCGTGACCCGCAGCCTGTTGCAGGTGGCGGACCGCACGCTTTGCGTGGTGCAGCCCGACGCCAACTGTCACGCCCGCTTACATCAGCAGGCGCTGCCGAGCGGCTGCGATCTGCTGGCGAATTTCCGCCTGATTTCAAGCCAGATACAGAACGACATCTGGCAGCTCTGGCTGCAAACGCAGCGTAACCTGGTGCCGGTCGCGGTGCATCGCGACGAGGCGATGATGGAAAGCCTGGCCGCCAAACAGCCGGTGGGGGAATACCGCCCGGATTCGCTGGTGGCCGAAGAGATTGTCACGCTGGCGAACTGGTGCCTGCTGCATTACAGGAGTGAGGGCGCATGA
- the bcsG gene encoding cellulose biosynthesis protein BcsG — protein sequence MTNHVHSAPLARSGWQNWRGLSGWNYYFLLKFGLLWTGYLNFHPLANLVFMAFLLFPIPNLRLHRLRHWIAIPVGIGLFWHDTWLPGPQSIMSQGSQVAGFSTSYVLDLVARFINWQMIGAAFVLLVAWMFLSQWVRVTVFVVAIMVWLNVLTVTGPVVSLWPAGNTTAATVTTTGGGAAPTVANAGGTVVAGDIPLQTAPASNQSINDWLNSFYTSESKRQTTFPASLPADAQPFDLLVINICSLAWSDVEATGLMSHPLWSHFDIVFKNFNSGTSYSGPAAIRLLRASCGQPSHKNLYQPAGEQCYLFDNLAKLGFKRHLMMDHNGEFGNFLKEVRENGNMQEPLMDQSGLPVNLLSFDGSPVYDDTAVLNRWQQTVKSEGSGDRSATFFNLLPLHDGNHYPGNSKTADYKARAQKLFDELDAFLTQLEKENRKVMVVVVPEHGAALQGDKMQVSGLSDIPSPAITHVPVGIKFIGMKAPHQGSALEIDQPSSFLAISELVVRVLDGKDFVADNVDWQGLTSNLPQSAPVSENANAVVVQYQGKPWVRLSGGDWVPYPQ from the coding sequence ATGACTAATCACGTTCACTCCGCTCCCCTTGCCCGCTCAGGCTGGCAAAACTGGCGCGGCCTTTCCGGCTGGAACTACTATTTTCTGCTGAAATTCGGCCTGCTCTGGACGGGCTATCTGAATTTCCACCCGCTCGCCAACCTGGTGTTTATGGCGTTTCTGCTGTTCCCTATTCCGAACCTGCGCCTGCATCGCCTGCGCCACTGGATAGCCATTCCTGTCGGTATCGGCCTGTTCTGGCATGATACCTGGCTGCCTGGCCCGCAGAGCATTATGAGTCAGGGCTCGCAGGTGGCGGGATTTAGCACCAGTTATGTGCTGGATCTCGTGGCACGCTTTATTAACTGGCAGATGATTGGCGCCGCCTTTGTGCTGCTGGTCGCCTGGATGTTCCTCTCACAGTGGGTGCGGGTAACGGTATTTGTGGTGGCGATTATGGTCTGGCTTAACGTGCTGACCGTAACCGGCCCGGTCGTCTCGCTGTGGCCTGCCGGGAATACCACGGCGGCGACGGTCACCACGACCGGTGGCGGCGCGGCACCGACCGTCGCGAACGCAGGGGGTACGGTGGTGGCGGGCGATATTCCGCTGCAAACCGCGCCTGCGAGCAACCAGAGCATTAACGACTGGCTGAACAGCTTTTACACCAGCGAATCCAAACGCCAGACAACCTTCCCGGCGAGCCTGCCGGCAGATGCGCAGCCGTTCGATCTGCTGGTTATCAACATCTGTTCGCTGGCTTGGTCTGACGTGGAGGCCACAGGTTTGATGTCGCATCCGCTCTGGTCGCATTTCGACATCGTGTTTAAGAATTTTAACTCCGGCACGTCATACAGCGGCCCGGCCGCTATCCGCCTGCTGCGCGCGAGCTGCGGGCAGCCGTCGCATAAAAATCTCTACCAACCCGCAGGCGAGCAGTGCTACCTGTTCGATAACCTGGCGAAACTGGGCTTTAAGCGCCACCTGATGATGGACCATAACGGCGAGTTCGGTAACTTCCTGAAGGAAGTACGCGAAAACGGCAATATGCAGGAGCCGTTGATGGATCAATCCGGCCTGCCGGTGAATCTGTTGTCGTTTGACGGCTCGCCGGTGTATGACGATACGGCGGTGCTGAACCGCTGGCAGCAAACCGTGAAGAGCGAGGGCAGCGGCGATCGCAGCGCCACATTCTTTAACCTGCTGCCACTGCATGACGGTAACCACTATCCGGGCAACAGCAAAACCGCCGATTACAAAGCGCGCGCGCAGAAGCTGTTTGATGAGCTGGATGCGTTCCTGACGCAGCTTGAGAAAGAGAACCGCAAAGTGATGGTGGTGGTGGTACCGGAGCACGGCGCGGCGCTGCAGGGCGATAAGATGCAGGTGTCTGGCCTGAGCGATATCCCGAGCCCGGCTATCACCCATGTGCCGGTGGGCATTAAGTTTATCGGCATGAAAGCGCCGCATCAGGGTTCAGCGCTGGAGATAGACCAGCCGAGCAGCTTCCTCGCGATTTCCGAGCTTGTGGTGAGAGTACTCGATGGCAAAGACTTCGTGGCCGATAACGTGGACTGGCAGGGGCTGACCAGTAACCTGCCGCAGAGCGCGCCGGTTTCCGAGAACGCCAACGCCGTGGTGGTGCAGTATCAGGGCAAACCGTGGGTGCGCTTAAGCGGCGGCGACTGGGTACCTTATCCGCAATAA
- the bcsF gene encoding cellulose biosynthesis protein BcsF, translated as MMSISDILQLIALCALIFIPLGYALCVGKRRMMKTLRPLLFRPRFVKPAGTLRRRSTVKANLKHD; from the coding sequence ATGATGTCGATTAGCGATATTCTTCAGCTTATTGCGCTGTGCGCGCTGATTTTTATCCCGCTGGGATACGCGCTGTGTGTGGGCAAGCGTCGCATGATGAAAACGCTGCGCCCGCTGCTGTTTCGCCCACGATTTGTTAAACCCGCTGGTACGTTGCGCCGCCGCTCTACCGTCAAGGCAAATTTAAAACATGACTAA
- the bcsR gene encoding cellulose biosynthesis protein BcsR, with product MPENDAKAARQPDRGYTFQNDFEALSRVFSLPDLDYTDISQREQLATAIARWPLLAELARRDAGAQG from the coding sequence ATGCCTGAGAATGACGCTAAGGCCGCACGCCAGCCCGATCGTGGCTATACCTTCCAGAATGATTTTGAAGCGCTCAGCCGGGTGTTTTCACTTCCAGATCTCGACTACACCGATATATCACAACGTGAACAACTCGCGACGGCAATTGCGCGCTGGCCCTTGCTGGCAGAATTAGCGCGTCGTGACGCAGGAGCGCAAGGATGA
- the dppC gene encoding dipeptide ABC transporter permease DppC — protein sequence MTQMTENKVVAAPVPMTPMQEFWHYFKRNKGAVVGLVYVVIMILIAVFANFIAPHNPAEQFRDALLAPPVWQDGGSWAHILGTDDVGRDVMSRLMYGARLSLLVGCLVVVLSLVMGIVLGLVAGYFGGIVDTIIMRIVDIMLALPSLLLALVLVAIFGPSIVNASLALTFVALPHYVRLTRAAVLVEVSRDYVTASRVAGAGAMRQMFVNIFPNCLAPLIVQASLGFSNAILDMAALGFLGMGAQPPTPEWGTMLSDVLQFAQSAWWVVTFPGLAILLTVLAFNLMGDGLRDALDPKLKQ from the coding sequence ATGACGCAAATGACTGAAAACAAAGTGGTGGCCGCACCGGTGCCGATGACGCCGATGCAGGAATTCTGGCACTACTTCAAACGGAACAAGGGCGCGGTCGTCGGGCTGGTGTATGTCGTCATCATGATCCTGATAGCCGTCTTCGCCAACTTTATCGCGCCGCACAACCCGGCAGAACAGTTCCGCGATGCGCTGCTGGCCCCGCCGGTCTGGCAGGATGGCGGCAGCTGGGCGCATATTCTCGGCACCGATGACGTAGGCCGCGATGTGATGTCGCGCCTGATGTACGGCGCGCGCCTGTCGCTGCTGGTCGGCTGTCTGGTGGTGGTGCTGTCGCTGGTGATGGGCATTGTGCTCGGCCTGGTGGCGGGCTATTTCGGCGGCATCGTCGATACCATCATCATGCGTATCGTCGATATCATGCTGGCGCTGCCGAGCCTGCTGCTGGCGCTGGTGCTGGTGGCGATTTTCGGCCCGTCTATTGTTAACGCCTCGCTGGCGCTGACCTTTGTGGCGCTGCCGCACTACGTGCGCTTAACGCGCGCGGCGGTGCTGGTGGAAGTGAGCCGCGATTACGTGACCGCCTCTCGCGTGGCGGGCGCCGGCGCGATGCGCCAGATGTTCGTGAACATCTTCCCTAACTGCCTTGCGCCGCTGATTGTCCAGGCGTCGCTCGGTTTCTCGAATGCCATTCTCGATATGGCCGCACTGGGCTTTCTCGGCATGGGTGCGCAGCCGCCGACACCGGAGTGGGGCACCATGCTCTCCGACGTGTTGCAGTTCGCGCAAAGTGCCTGGTGGGTCGTGACCTTCCCTGGTCTCGCTATCCTGCTGACGGTGCTGGCATTTAACCTGATGGGTGACGGCCTGCGTGACGCGCTCGACCCCAAACTCAAGCAGTAA
- the dppA gene encoding dipeptide ABC transporter periplasmic-binding protein DppA gives MSISLKKSGMLKFGLSLVAMTVAASVQAKTLVYCSEGSPEGFNPQLFTSGTTYDASSVPIYNRLVEFKTGTTEIIPGLAEKWDVSEDGKTYTFHLRKGVKWQDNKDFKPTREFNADDVVFSFDRQKNDQNPYHKVSGGSYEYFEGMGLPTLISEVKKVDDNTVQFVLTRPEAPFLADMAMDFASILSKEYADNMLKAGTPEKVDLNPIGTGPFQLQQYQKDSRILYKAFPGFWGTKPKIDRLVFSITPDASVRYAKLQKNECQVMPYPNPADIARMKQDKSINLMEQAGLNVGYLSFNTEKKPFDDVKVRQALTYAVNKDAIIKAVYQGAGVAAKNLIPPTMWGYNDDVKDYTYDVEKAKALLKEAGQDKGFTVELWAMPVQRPYNPNARRMAEMIQADWAKIGVQAKIVTYEWGEYLKRAKAGEHQAVMMGWTGDNGDPDNFFATLFSCDAAKDGSNYSRWCYKPFEDLIQPARATDDHNKRIELYKQAQVVMHDQAPALIVAHSTVYEPVRKEVKGYVVDPLGKHHFENVSVE, from the coding sequence ATGAGTATTTCCTTGAAGAAGTCAGGGATGCTGAAGTTTGGTCTGAGCCTGGTGGCTATGACCGTCGCCGCAAGCGTACAAGCCAAAACCCTGGTTTACTGTTCAGAAGGCTCGCCGGAAGGCTTTAACCCACAGCTCTTCACCTCTGGTACTACCTACGACGCAAGCTCTGTGCCTATTTACAACCGTCTGGTTGAATTTAAAACCGGCACTACGGAAATTATTCCGGGCCTCGCGGAGAAATGGGACGTCAGCGAAGATGGTAAAACCTATACTTTCCATCTGCGTAAAGGCGTGAAATGGCAGGACAATAAAGATTTCAAACCGACGCGCGAATTTAACGCCGATGACGTCGTGTTCTCGTTTGATCGTCAGAAAAACGATCAAAACCCGTACCACAAAGTCTCTGGCGGCAGCTACGAATATTTCGAAGGCATGGGCCTGCCGACGCTGATTAGCGAAGTGAAAAAAGTCGATGACAATACCGTCCAGTTCGTGCTGACGCGCCCGGAAGCGCCGTTCCTGGCCGATATGGCGATGGACTTCGCGTCGATTCTTTCCAAAGAATATGCAGACAACATGCTGAAAGCCGGTACGCCGGAGAAAGTTGACCTGAACCCGATCGGCACCGGTCCGTTCCAGCTTCAGCAATACCAGAAAGATTCCCGCATTCTGTATAAAGCGTTCCCGGGCTTCTGGGGCACCAAACCGAAGATTGACCGTCTGGTCTTCTCCATTACGCCGGATGCGTCCGTTCGTTATGCCAAACTGCAGAAAAACGAGTGCCAGGTGATGCCGTACCCGAACCCGGCGGACATCGCGCGCATGAAGCAGGACAAGAGCATCAACCTGATGGAGCAGGCGGGCCTGAACGTTGGCTATCTCTCCTTCAACACCGAGAAGAAGCCGTTTGACGACGTGAAAGTGCGTCAGGCGCTGACCTACGCGGTGAACAAAGACGCCATCATCAAAGCGGTTTACCAGGGTGCCGGTGTTGCCGCGAAAAACCTGATCCCGCCGACCATGTGGGGCTATAACGACGACGTGAAGGATTACACCTATGACGTCGAGAAAGCCAAAGCGCTGCTGAAAGAAGCGGGCCAGGATAAGGGCTTCACCGTTGAGCTGTGGGCGATGCCGGTACAGCGTCCGTATAACCCCAACGCGCGCCGTATGGCCGAGATGATCCAGGCTGACTGGGCGAAAATCGGCGTTCAGGCGAAAATCGTGACCTACGAGTGGGGCGAGTACCTGAAGCGCGCCAAAGCAGGCGAACACCAGGCGGTGATGATGGGCTGGACCGGCGACAACGGGGATCCGGATAACTTCTTCGCTACCCTGTTTAGCTGCGACGCCGCGAAAGATGGCTCCAACTATTCCCGTTGGTGCTACAAGCCGTTTGAAGATCTGATCCAACCGGCGCGCGCGACCGATGACCACAACAAACGTATCGAGCTTTACAAACAGGCTCAGGTCGTGATGCACGATCAGGCGCCGGCGCTTATCGTCGCGCACTCCACCGTGTATGAGCCGGTGCGTAAAGAAGTCAAAGGCTACGTGGTCGATCCGCTGGGCAAACACCATTTCGAAAACGTCTCCGTTGAATAA
- a CDS encoding lysozyme inhibitor LprI family protein, whose translation MGYKLIFFLPFLLLPTTCVAASSIIYGEAAKICAKSADYAAGTRCLERQRKQTEQALQQTLAAALKQVQSEDWLEANADYEDEDSQIVVDTANALKNDQAAWEKHKALFCQVASSQISAKTPNYWVLSTQCEINMNKARIVELKALMAQVQP comes from the coding sequence ATGGGTTATAAGTTAATTTTTTTTCTGCCCTTTCTGTTGCTACCGACCACCTGCGTTGCTGCCTCGTCCATCATTTATGGAGAGGCAGCAAAGATATGTGCGAAGAGTGCGGATTATGCCGCCGGAACGCGATGTCTTGAGAGGCAGCGCAAGCAAACGGAGCAGGCGCTACAACAGACGCTGGCGGCGGCGCTGAAGCAGGTACAGTCGGAAGACTGGCTGGAGGCTAATGCGGATTACGAGGATGAAGATTCACAAATTGTTGTAGATACAGCCAATGCGCTGAAAAACGATCAGGCGGCATGGGAAAAACATAAGGCCCTGTTTTGTCAGGTGGCCAGTTCCCAGATCAGTGCTAAAACCCCTAACTATTGGGTTCTATCAACCCAGTGCGAAATCAATATGAATAAGGCACGTATCGTCGAGCTGAAAGCATTAATGGCGCAGGTGCAACCTTAA
- the dppF gene encoding dipeptide ABC transporter ATP-binding subunit DppF produces the protein MSTHEATLQQPLLQAIDLKKHYPVKKGLFAPERLVKALDGVSFTLERGKTLAVVGESGCGKSTLGRLLTMIETPTGGELYYQGQDLLKPDETAEKLRRQKIQIVFQNPYGSLNPRKKVGQILEEPLLINTRLSKEARREKALAMMAKVGLKTEHYDRYPHMFSGGQRQRIAIARGLMLDPDVVIADEPVSALDVSVRAQVLNLMMDLQQDLGLSYVFISHDLSVVEHIADEVMVMYLGRCVEKGTKDQIFSNPRHPYTQALLSATPRLNPDDRRERIKLTGELPSPLNPPPGCAFSARCRRRFGPCTQIQPQLKEYNGQLVACFAVDQDETGEPRIP, from the coding sequence ATGAGCACGCATGAGGCCACTCTGCAGCAACCGCTGTTGCAGGCTATCGACCTGAAAAAACATTACCCGGTGAAGAAGGGGCTCTTCGCGCCGGAGCGTCTGGTGAAAGCGCTGGATGGCGTGTCGTTTACGCTTGAGCGCGGTAAAACGCTGGCGGTGGTGGGCGAGTCCGGCTGTGGGAAATCCACGCTGGGCCGTCTGCTCACCATGATTGAAACGCCGACCGGCGGCGAGCTGTACTACCAGGGGCAGGATCTGCTGAAACCGGACGAAACGGCGGAGAAACTGCGCCGCCAGAAAATCCAGATCGTGTTCCAGAACCCGTACGGCTCGCTGAACCCGCGCAAAAAAGTGGGGCAAATCCTTGAGGAGCCGCTGCTTATCAATACCCGTCTCAGTAAAGAGGCGCGCCGCGAGAAAGCGCTGGCGATGATGGCGAAAGTGGGGTTGAAAACCGAGCATTACGATCGCTACCCGCATATGTTCTCCGGCGGTCAGCGCCAGCGTATCGCCATCGCGCGCGGGCTGATGCTCGACCCGGATGTGGTGATCGCCGATGAACCGGTCTCGGCGCTGGATGTATCAGTGCGCGCGCAGGTGCTGAACCTGATGATGGATTTGCAGCAGGATCTGGGGCTGTCGTATGTGTTTATCTCCCACGATTTGTCGGTGGTGGAGCATATCGCCGATGAAGTGATGGTGATGTATCTCGGCCGCTGCGTGGAGAAGGGCACCAAAGACCAGATTTTCTCGAACCCGCGTCATCCGTATACCCAGGCGCTGCTCTCCGCGACGCCGCGCCTGAATCCGGACGACCGCCGCGAGCGAATTAAGCTCACCGGCGAACTGCCGAGCCCGCTGAACCCGCCGCCGGGGTGCGCCTTTAGCGCCCGCTGCCGTCGCCGTTTTGGCCCGTGTACGCAGATCCAGCCGCAGTTGAAGGAATATAATGGCCAGCTGGTCGCCTGTTTCGCCGTCGATCAGGATGAAACCGGCGAGCCGCGCATTCCTTAA
- the dppD gene encoding dipeptide ABC transporter ATP-binding protein produces MALLNVDKLSVHFGDEGTPFRAVDRVSYSVNQGEVVGIVGESGSGKSVSSLAIMGLIDFPGRVMADKLEFNGQDLQRISEKERRNLVGAEVAMIFQDPMTSLNPCYTVGFQIMEAIKVHQGGNKKTRRQRAIDLLNQVGIPDPASRLDVYPHQLSGGMSQRVMIAMAIACRPKLLIADEPTTALDVTIQAQIIELLLELQQKENMALILITHDLALVAEAAHKIIVMYAGQVVETGEARDIFRAPRHPYTQALLRALPEFAQDKARLASLPGVVPGKYDRPTGCLLNPRCPYATERCRVEEPALNLVDNGRQSKCHYPLDDAGRPTNYEHA; encoded by the coding sequence ATGGCGTTACTGAATGTAGATAAATTATCGGTGCACTTTGGCGACGAAGGCACCCCGTTCCGCGCCGTAGACCGCGTGAGCTACAGCGTGAATCAGGGCGAAGTGGTCGGCATCGTGGGTGAATCGGGTTCCGGTAAATCGGTCAGCTCGCTGGCGATTATGGGCCTTATCGATTTCCCTGGCCGCGTGATGGCGGACAAACTGGAATTTAACGGCCAGGATTTACAGCGTATTTCTGAGAAAGAGCGCCGGAACCTGGTGGGCGCCGAAGTGGCGATGATCTTCCAGGATCCGATGACCAGCCTGAACCCCTGCTACACCGTGGGTTTCCAGATTATGGAGGCTATCAAAGTGCACCAGGGCGGCAATAAAAAGACCCGCCGCCAGCGCGCGATTGATCTGCTAAACCAGGTTGGTATCCCGGACCCTGCGTCACGTCTGGATGTCTATCCGCACCAGCTTTCCGGCGGGATGAGCCAGCGCGTGATGATAGCCATGGCTATCGCCTGTCGTCCGAAGCTGCTGATAGCCGATGAACCGACCACCGCGCTGGATGTGACCATCCAGGCGCAGATCATTGAACTGCTGCTGGAGCTTCAGCAAAAAGAGAACATGGCGCTGATCCTTATCACCCATGACCTCGCGCTGGTGGCCGAAGCGGCGCACAAAATCATCGTGATGTACGCAGGCCAGGTGGTGGAAACCGGCGAGGCGCGGGATATCTTCCGCGCGCCGCGTCACCCGTATACCCAGGCGCTGCTGCGCGCCCTGCCGGAATTCGCGCAGGATAAGGCGCGTCTGGCGTCGCTGCCGGGCGTGGTGCCGGGGAAATATGACCGCCCGACGGGCTGTCTGCTCAACCCGCGCTGCCCCTACGCGACTGAACGCTGCCGCGTGGAAGAACCGGCGTTAAACCTGGTGGACAATGGCCGCCAGTCGAAATGCCACTACCCCCTCGATGATGCCGGGAGGCCAACCAATTATGAGCACGCATGA
- a CDS encoding IS1-like element IS1B family transposase (programmed frameshift), which yields MASVSISCPSCSATDGVVRNGKSTAGHQRYLCSHCRKTWQLQFTYTASQPGTHQKIIDMAMNGVGCRATARIMGVGLNTIFRHFKKLRPQSVTSRIQPGSDVIVCAEMDEQWGYVGAKSRQRWLFYAYDRLRKTVVAHVFGERTMATLGRLMSLLSPFDVVIWMTDGWPLYESRLKGKLHVISKRYTQRIERHNLNLRQHLARLGRKSLSFSKSVELHDKVIGHYLNIKHYQ from the exons GTGGCTTCTGTTTCTATCAGCTGTCCCTCCTGTTCAGCTACTGACGGGGTGGTGCGTAACGGCAAAAGCACCGCCGGACATCAGCGCTATCTCTGCTCTCACTGCCGTAAAACATGGCAACTGCAGTTCACTTACACCGCTTCTCAACCCGGTACGCACCAGAAAATCATTGATATGGCCATGAATGGCGTTGGATGCCGGGCAACCGCCCGCATTATGGGCGTTGGCCTCAACACGATTTTCCGCCATT TTAAAAAACTCAGGCCGCAGTCGGTAACCTCGCGCATACAGCCGGGCAGTGACGTCATCGTCTGCGCGGAAATGGACGAACAGTGGGGATACGTCGGGGCTAAATCGCGCCAGCGCTGGCTGTTTTACGCGTATGACAGGCTCCGGAAGACGGTTGTTGCGCACGTATTCGGTGAACGCACTATGGCGACGCTGGGGCGTCTTATGAGCCTGCTGTCACCCTTTGACGTGGTGATATGGATGACGGATGGCTGGCCGCTGTATGAATCCCGCCTGAAGGGAAAGCTGCACGTAATCAGCAAGCGATATACGCAGCGAATTGAGCGGCATAACCTGAATCTGAGGCAGCACCTGGCACGGCTGGGACGGAAGTCGCTGTCGTTCTCAAAATCGGTGGAGCTGCATGACAAAGTCATCGGGCATTATCTGAACATAAAACACTATCAATAA